From Symphalangus syndactylus isolate Jambi chromosome X, NHGRI_mSymSyn1-v2.1_pri, whole genome shotgun sequence, the proteins below share one genomic window:
- the LAS1L gene encoding ribosomal biogenesis protein LAS1L isoform X15: protein MKEPENCWYHTKRSSLREAVLDAFLDDGFLVPTFEQLAALQIEYEENVDLNDVLVPKPFSQFWQPLLRGLHSQNFTQALLERMLSELPALGISGIRPTYILRWTVELIVANTKTGRNARRFSAGQWEARRGWRLFNCSASLDWPRMVESCLGSPCWASPQLLRIIFKAMGQGLPDEEQEKLLRICSIYTQSGENSLVQEGSEASPIGKSPYTLDSLYWSVKPASSSFGSEAKAQQQEEQGSVNDVKEEEKEEKEVLPDQVEEEEENDDQEEEEEDEDDDDDVEEEDEEEDRMEVGPFSTGQESPTAENARLLAQKRGALQGSAWQVSSEDVRWDTFPLGRMPGQTEDPAELMLENYDTMYLLDQPVLEQRLEPSTCKTDTLGLSCGVGSGNCSNSSSSNFEGLLWSQGQLHGLKTGLQLF from the exons GGAGGCTGTGCTGGATGCTTTTTTGGATGATGGCTTCCTTGTCCCCACATTTGAACAGTTGGCAGCTTTGCAGATAGAATATGAAG AAAACGTGGACTTGAATGACGTCCTGGTGCCAAAGCCGTTCTCTCAGTTCTGGCAGCCCCTGCTCAGGGGCCTGCACTCCCAGAACTTCACGCAGGCCCTATTGGAGAGGATGCTCTCTGAACTGCCAGCCTTGGGGATCAGCGGGATCCGGCCTACGTACATCCTCAGATGGACCGTTGAACTGATCGTGGCCAACACCAAGACTG gaCGGAATGCTCGCCGATTTTCTGCAGGCCAGTGGGAAGCAAGAAGAGGCTGGAGGCTGTTCAACTGCTCCGCCTCCCTTGACTGGCCCCGGATGGTTGAGTCCTGCTTGGGCTCACCTTGCTGGGCCAGCCCCCAACTCCTTCGGAT CATCTTCAAAGCCATGGGGCAGGGCCTGCCAGACGAGGAGCAGGAGAAGCTGCTGCGCATCTGTTCCATTTATACCCAGAGTGGAGAAAACAGCCTGGTGCAGGAGGGCTCTGAGGCCTCCCCCATTGGGAAGTCTCCATATACACTAGACAGCCTGTATTGGAGCGTCAAACCAGCCAGCTCCAGCTTCGGGTCTGAAGCAAAGGCCCAGCAGCAGGAGGAGCAGGGCAGTGTTAATGATgtcaaggaagaggagaaggaggagaaagaggtcTTGCCAGACCaggtagaggaggaggaagaaaatgatgaccaagaggaggaagaggaggatgaagatgatgatgacgatgttgaagaagaagatgaagaggaagacagaatggaggtggggcctttctCTACAGGGCAAGAGTCCCCCACTGCCGAGAATGCTAGGCTTCTGGCCCAGAAAAGAGGAGCTTTGCAGGGCTCTGCATGGCAGGTTAGCTCAG AAGACGTGCGATGGGACACATTTCCCCTAGGCCGAATGCCAGGTCAGACCGAGGACCCAGCAGAGCTCATGCTGGAGAATTATGACACCATGTATCTTTTGGACCAGCCTGTGCTAGAGCAGCGGCTGGAACCCTCAACATGCAAGACTGA TACCTTGGGCCTGAGCTGTGGTGTCGGCAGTGGCAactgcagcaacagcagcagcagcaacttcGAGGGCCTTCTCTGGAGCCAGGGGCAGCTGCATGGGCTCAAAACTGGCCTGCAGCTCTTCTGA